In Planctomycetota bacterium, the genomic stretch ACCATCGGCGGCATCCTCGGCACAGTCGTCGGCGTCGCGGACGATCACGTCACCGTCAAGGTCGACGAAACCAGCAACACCAAGCTCAAGTTCCAGAAACAGGCGCTGGCCAGCGTCGAGCCCAAGAACGCACCCGAAAAATCATGATGCGCACGATCCTGCTCGTCGTTGTTCTCGTTCCAGTTGCCAGTGTATCCGGAAACATAGGTGGCAGTTCCTGGTCCCTTCAGTCGCAGCCGCAGCCCCCGGTCACCCGAGCCAACTTCGAACTCTGGATCTCGGAAGACACGAAGGTCGTCCGCGGCATCATCGTCGTCGCCGACTATCAGGCCGGCCGGCGCATCTATCACGAGTCGGAGTGGCGCGCCTTCGCGACGGAGCACAGCTTGGCGTTGCTCCTGCACGACATGCGGGCCCCCGAGCAAGGCCGACCCGGCCGGTTGCCACTCGGCCAGAAGGGCATCGATGAAATCGACGCGGCACTCGCGCACTTTGCGACCGAGACCGGCAGCCCAGACCTCGCGTCCAGACCGCTGATCCTGACCGGGCTGTCGCAAAGTGCCTGGCAGGCGATGAGCTGGGCGGTGCTCATTCCCGATCGCGTCGCGGCCGTCCTGCCGTCGCGTGGGGGCTACTGGACAGACGACTTTTCCCCGATGCACGGAGTGCCGACGCTCTTCCTGCTTGCCCAGCACGACCGGTTCGGCATCACGCCACGCGCATACACATTCGTCGCGCGGCAACGAGAAGAGGGCGCAGCCTGGGCTGCGGTGATTGAGCCGGGGATCCAGCACCACATTCCCGGGCATCCCGAGTTCTCACGAATGTGGCTCTCGGAGATCCTCGACCGCCGGCTGCCGGAAACGCCGGGCAAGCCGCTGAAGGTTGTCGACACGTCGAAGGGCTGGATCGCATCGCATCGCTTCACGTGGGACCATCTCGTCGCCGAGGTCGAGCTGAAGCCGGCAGGGCAGGCCGAGGTGCCGTTTCACGTGGGCGATCGCGGGCACTGGTTCCCGACCCGAGCGCTGGCCGACGCATGGCTCAACGTCAGCCTGGCTGGCCGAATCGACGATCTGGGCGAAGCCGAGGAACTGGCGATGCCGGTCCGTCGGATCAAGACCGACGTGACGATCGACGGGCAGACGGACGACTGGACGGACTTGGGCGACGTCCTCTGGCCGGCGGAGGTGTCGGGCGGGGCCGAGCCGTGGCAGGGGCCGGACGACACGTCCATCCGGATTGCGACAGGGTTCGACGACGAAATGGTCTACTTCGCCATTCGCGTCGAGG encodes the following:
- a CDS encoding sugar-binding protein gives rise to the protein MMRTILLVVVLVPVASVSGNIGGSSWSLQSQPQPPVTRANFELWISEDTKVVRGIIVVADYQAGRRIYHESEWRAFATEHSLALLLHDMRAPEQGRPGRLPLGQKGIDEIDAALAHFATETGSPDLASRPLILTGLSQSAWQAMSWAVLIPDRVAAVLPSRGGYWTDDFSPMHGVPTLFLLAQHDRFGITPRAYTFVARQREEGAAWAAVIEPGIQHHIPGHPEFSRMWLSEILDRRLPETPGKPLKVVDTSKGWIASHRFTWDHLVAEVELKPAGQAEVPFHVGDRGHWFPTRALADAWLNVSLAGRIDDLGEAEELAMPVRRIKTDVTIDGQTDDWTDLGDVLWPAEVSGGAEPWQGPDDTSIRIATGFDDEMVYFAIRVEDDELFLNGQSAWQQDGVELRIDARPTAERGSNPGVRENTYLLVAIGPDAAGQHRVHQPSALPEGTQWAVATSDVGYEVEIAVPSAYFDQKAGTAWDRFRLNVAVNDMDTADDGEPTRQVLHWRPDWLGAKSTFGSGTAFKVDGDTATGS